Proteins co-encoded in one Xiphophorus hellerii strain 12219 chromosome 10, Xiphophorus_hellerii-4.1, whole genome shotgun sequence genomic window:
- the fkbp10b gene encoding peptidyl-prolyl cis-trans isomerase FKBP9, whose amino-acid sequence MLPLCVAFSVLAAWFSVECNPSPVLGDVVVDRYEIPKDCAREAKTGDYVRYHYNATFTDGKTLDSSHEKGAAKVGLIGEGRLIAGVDKGLQGMCVNERRKITIPPHLAYGSSGAGDAVPPDATLVFDIHLLDLWNKADLVVTRTVSTPKDCKRSVIRTDFVRYHFNGTLLDGTTFDSSYNRKQTYNSLVGEGWLVKGMDEGLLGMCVGEIRHIVIPPFKAYGEKGSGTMIPPQATLVFDILLEDIHNPKDNITIENQEAPEPCTRRSVAGDYIRYHYNGTFLNGVTFDTSYQRNSTYNTYIGMGYVIPGMDQGLLGVCLGERRRVIIPPHLAYGEQGAGDVIPPSAVLVFDVHVIDFHNPSDTVELKVTYKPEVCNDTTTLNDLVRYHYNCTLLDGTLLFSSYDYENMQDAVLGQDKVIDGLDEGLRGMCVGEKRRITVPPHLGHGERGAAGVPSSAVLVFSIELVSFERGVPPGYLFVWLEDTPADLFETMDMNKNGEVPMDEFTEFIKLQVAEGKGRTKPGMTMEQIVADMFQNQDRNKDGLITASELKLKVDEDKEREQARHEEL is encoded by the exons ATGCTTCCCCTTTGCGTTGCCTTCTCCGTTCTGGCTGCGTGGTTTTCCGTGGAGTGTAATCCCAGTCCCGTGTTGGGAGATGTTGTCGTGGACAGATACGAGATCCCCAAAGACTGCGCAAGGGAGGCGAAAACTGGAGATTACGTCCGCTACCATTACAACGCCACGTTCACCGACGGGAAGACGCTGGACTCGAG CCATGAGAAAGGAGCAGCCAAAGTCGGCCTGATCGGGGAGGGTCGGCTCATCGCTGGCGTGGATAAAGGCCTGCAGGGGATGTGCGTGAATGAGCGCAGGAAAATCACCATCCCGCCACACCTGGCTTACGGGAGCAGCGGGGCAg GTGATGCGGTTCCTCCAGACGCCACGCTGGTGTTCGACATCCACCTCCTGGATCTGTGGAACAAGGCCGACCTGGTCGTCACCAGAACCGTCAGCACGCCCAAAGACTGCAAACGCTCCGTGATACGCACAGACTTTGTGCGTTATCACTTTAACGGCACTCTGCTGGACGGGACCACCTTCGACTCCAG CTACAACAGGAAGCAGACCTACAACTCGCTGGTGGGCGAGGGCTGGCTGGTGAAGGGCATGGACGAGGGCCTGCTGGGCATGTGTGTGGGGGAGATCAGACACATCGTGATTCCACCGTTCAAAGCGTACGGAGAAAAGGGATCAG GAACCATGATTCCCCCTCAGGCGACGCTGGTGTTTGACATCCTGTTGGAGGACATTCACAACCCAAAGGATAACATCACCATCGAGAACCAGGAGGCTCCTGAGCCCTGCACCCGCAGGTCCGTGGCGGGGGACTATATTCGGTATCACTACAACGGAACCTTCCTGAACGGGGTGACCTTTGACACCAG CTACCAGAGGAACAGCACATATAACACCTACATCGGGATGGGCTACGTGATCCCAGGAATGGACCAGGGCCTGCTGGGGGTCTGCctgggggagaggaggagggtcATCATTCCTCCTCACCTTGCTTATGGAGAACAAGGAGCGG GTGACGTGATTCCTCCGTCAGCCGTCCTGGTCTTTGACGTCCACGTCATCGACTTCCACAACCCAAGCGACACAGTGGAGCTCAAGGTAACCTACAAACCGGAAGTGTGCAACGACACCACGACTCTGAACGACCTGGTCCGCTACCATTACAACTGCACTCTGCTGGACGGGACTCTGCTCTTTTCCTC GTACGACTATGAGAACATGCAAGACGCAGTTCTGGGCCAGGACAAGGTGATCGACGGACTGGATGAAGGCTTGAGGGGCATGTGTGtgggagagaagaggaggatTACAGTGCCGCCTCACCTCGGACATGGAGAGAGAGGAG CTGCTGGTGTACCAAGCAGCGCCGTTCTGGTCTTCAGCATTGAACTGGTGAGCTTTGAGCGGGGCGTCCCGCCCGGTTACTTGTTTGTGTGGCTCGAGGACACTCCAGCTGATCTGTTTGAAACCATGGATATGAACAAGAATGGAGAGGTGCCAATGGATGAG ttCACGGAGTTTATCAAGCTCCAGGTTGCAGAAGGAAAAGGCCGGACAAAGCCGGGAATGACAATGGAGCAGATCGTCGCCGACATGTTTCAGAACCAGGACCGCAACAAAGACGGCCTGATCACGGCCAGCGAGCTCAAACTTAAAGTCGACGAGGACAAGGAACGGGAGCAGGCGAGGCACGAGGAGTTgtga